CACTTTTGGCGATGTAGAAGAAATTGGAATTCTTGTAACAATTGAAGATATTTACGACTCTAAAAAGAACAGACATTTATCTTCTTATTTAAATAATAAGAAGAAATAAAAATATCTGTAAAAATGCAAGCAAAATATATTTCAGGCACTACATCTTGGCAAAAATGCCCAATAGGCAATTTGCCGGAATATGCTTTTACAGGACGCTCCAATGTAGGCAAATCTTCATTAATAAATGCGTTAACAGATAATAATAAATTAGCAAAAACAAGCTCCACTCCCGGAAAAACTCAAATAATTAACCATTTTATCATTGACGATTGTTGGTATTTAGCAGACTTGCCCGGATATGGCTACGCAAAAATATCAAAAACACATAGAGAAAAATGGGTACCTATGACGCAAAATTATTTGCTGAATAGAAAAAACCTAATGACAACTTTTGTCTTAATAGATTCTCGCTTAAAGCCTCAAAAAATAGATATTGAATTTATAAATTGGTTAGGAGAAAATCATATTCCATTGGCAATTGTGTTTACCAAAGCTGATAAATGCACAAAAATCGAATTGAAAAACAATATTGACACTTTCCTTAAAACACTTTCCG
This Bacteroidales bacterium DNA region includes the following protein-coding sequences:
- a CDS encoding YihA family ribosome biogenesis GTP-binding protein, coding for MQAKYISGTTSWQKCPIGNLPEYAFTGRSNVGKSSLINALTDNNKLAKTSSTPGKTQIINHFIIDDCWYLADLPGYGYAKISKTHREKWVPMTQNYLLNRKNLMTTFVLIDSRLKPQKIDIEFINWLGENHIPLAIVFTKADKCTKIELKNNIDTFLKTLSETWAELPKHVVTSSVNKTGIDELINLIYEINEFWEE